A window of the Henckelia pumila isolate YLH828 chromosome 3, ASM3356847v2, whole genome shotgun sequence genome harbors these coding sequences:
- the LOC140886714 gene encoding DNA polymerase delta catalytic subunit isoform X1 — protein MSSNGNMRKRGAPPLVTPATPSPQLKQQAVMEEEELDEDVFLEETLLHYEEEETQRRAVAGRLAKWKRPVISQSFLSQSQNIVFQQLEIDYVIGDSHKELLPNFSGPAAILRIFGVTKEGLSVCCHVHGFEPYFYISCPTGMGPDDISRFHQILEGRMRESNKNSKVPKFVRRIELIQRRSIMYYQQQSSQAFLKIVVALPTMVTSCRGILDRGIQIDGLGMKSFMTYESNVLFALRFMIDRNIVGGNWIEISAGKYKKTARSLSYCQLEFDCLFSDLISHVPEGEFSKMAPFRILSFDIECAGRKGLFPEPTHDPVIQVANLVTLQGEDQPLVRNVMTLKSCAPIVGVDVMSFDTEKEVLLAWRDLVREVDPDIIIGYNICKFDLPYLIQRAEVLGIAEFPIIGRIRNSRVRVKDTTFSSRQYGTRESKEVSIEGRVQFDLLQVMQRDYKLSSYSLNSVSAHFLNEQKEDVHHSIISDLQNGNSETRRRLAVYCLKDAYLPQRLLDKLMFIYNYVEMARVTGVPISFLLSRGQSIKVLSQLLRKAKQKNLLIPNVKQAGSEQGTFEGATVLEARAGFYEKPIATLDFASLYPSIMMAYNLCYCTLVTPEDIRKLNLPPECVNKTPSGETFVKPNLQKGILPEILEELLAARKRAKADLKEAKDPLEKAVLDGRQLALKISANSVYGFTGATVGQLPCLEISSSVTSYGRQMIEHTKKLVEDKFIIAAGYEHNAEVIYGDTDSIMVQFGVSSVDEAMNLGREAADYISGTFIKPIKLEFEKVYYPYLLISKKRYAGLYWTNPNKFDKMDTKGIETVRRDNCLLVKNLVSECLNKILIDRDIPGAVQYVKSTISDLLMNRMDLSLLVITKGLTKTGDDYEVKAAHVELAERMRKRDAATAPNVGDRVPYVIIKAAKGAKAYERSEDPIYVLDNNIPIDPHYYLENQISKPLLRIFEPILKNASKELLQGSHTRSISISTPSNSGIMKFAKKQLSCIGCKALISNSEHTLCSHCKGREAELYCKSVANVAELEQLFGRLWTQCQECQGSLHQDVLCTSRDCPIFYRRKKAQKDMAEAKLQLDRWSF, from the exons ATGAGCTCTAACGGCAACATGAGAAAGCGGGGGGCTCCGCCGCTGGTGACGCCGGCGACTCCATCACCTCAATTGAAGCAACAGGCGGTGATGGAAGAAGAGGAATTAGACGAGGACGTATTCCTCGAGGAAACCCTCCTCCACTACGAGGAGGAAGAGACCCAGCGCCGTGCGGTCGCTGGGCGTCTCGCAAAGTGGAAGCGTCCGGTGATCTCACAATCCTTTCTTTCTCAATCCCAAAATATCG taTTTCAACAGTTGGAAATCGACTATGTCATCGGGGATAGCCACAAggaacttttaccaaatttttccGGTCCAGCTGCGATTTTGCGGATATTTGGGGTTACCAAGGAAG GACTCAGTGTTTGCTGTCACGTTCATGGTTTTGAACCCTATTTTTATATCAGCTGCCCTACAGGAATGGGTCCAGATGATATTTCCCGTTTCCATCAAATTCTTGAG GGTAGAATGAGAGAATCAAACAAAAACAGCAAGGTTCCCAAATTTGTTCGCCGCATTGAACTGATTCAGAGAAGAAGCATCATGTATTATCAGCAGCAGAGTTCTCAGGCCTTTCTTAAAATTGTAGTGGCTTTGCCAACTATGGTTACCAGCTGCCGTG GTATCCTTGATCGGGGCATACAAATTGATGGACTTGGGATGAAGAGTTTTATGACATACGAGAGCAATGTTCTTTTTGCTCTCCGGTTCATGATTGATCGTAACATTGTTGGGGGTAACTGGATCGAAATTTCAGCTGGAAAATATAAGAAGACAGCAAGAAGTCTCTCCTATTGCCAATTAGAATTCGATTGCCT TTTTTCAGACTTGATCTCGCATGTTCCTGAAGGAGAATTCTCAAAGATGGCTCCATTTCGCATACTAAGTTTTGACATCGAGTGTGCTGGTCGTAAAGGTCTCTTTCCCGAGCCAACTCACGATCCTGTCATCCAG GTAGCGAATCTAGTGACCTTGCAGGGTGAGGATCAGCCATTGGTTCGTAATGTGATGACCCTGAAGTCATGCGCACCTATTGTTGGTGTTGATGTTATGTCATTTGACACGGAAAAGGAGGTTCTATTAGCTTGGAGG GACCTTGTTCGGGAAGTGGACCCAGATATTATAATTGGTTACAATATATGCAAATTTGATTTACCTTACCTCATTCAG AGAGCTGAGGTTTTGGGAATAGCTGAATTCCCAATAATTGGACGCATCCGAAACAGCAGAGTCCGTGTCAAAGATACTACTTTTTCATCCAG ACAATATGGGACACGTGAAAGCAAAGAAGTGTCAATTGAAGGAAGAGTTCAATTTGATCTGCTTCAG GTAATGCAAAGGGATTACAAGTTAAGCTCTTATTCACTGAATTCTGTGTCAGCTCACTTTCTTAATGAGCAG AAAGAGGATGTTCATCATTCAATCATATCCGACCTTCAGAACGGAAACTCAGAAACCAGGAGGCGTCTTGCTGTCTATTGTTTGAAG GATGCTTACCTTCCACAACGGCTTCTGGACAAGTTGATGTTTATTTACAACTATGTGGAGATGGCTCGAGTAACAGGTGTTCCCATCTCATTTCTACTCTCCAGAGGGCAGAGCATTAAG GTCCTTTCTCAGCTTCTAAGGAAAGCAAAGCAAAAGAATCTTCTCATTCCGAATGTGAAACAGGCTGGATCAGAACAGGGAACATTTGAGGGTGCAACC gttCTGGAGGCTAGAGCAGGATTCTATGAGAAGCCCATTGCTACACTTGATTTTGCATCTTTATATCCATCAATTATGATGGCATATAACTTGTGTTATTGCACCCTG GTAACTCCTGAAGATATTCGAAAGCTTAATCTGCCTCCAGAATGCGTCAACAAAACCCCATCTGGTGAGACGTTTGTGAAACCAAATTTACAGAAG GGAATACTTCCAGAAATTCTTGAAGAACTTTTGGCTGCTCGTAAAAGGGCTAAAGCAGATTTAAAG GAAGCAAAGGATCCTCTTGAGAAAGCTGTCCTAGATGGTCGTCAATTGGCTTTAAAG ATAAGTGCAAATTCTGTATATGGGTTTACAGGAGCTACAGTTGGTCAATTACCTTGTTTAGAGATATCTTCAAGTGTCACCAGCTATG GTCGTCAGATGATTGAACATACAAAGAAACTCGTGGAAGATAAATTCATTATTGCTGCGGGCTATGAGCACAATGCAGAG GTCATATATGGAGATACCGATTCAATTATGGTGCAGTTTGGTGTGTCCTCAGTGGATGAAGCCATGAATTTGGGCAGAGAAGCCGCTGACTACATCAGCGGTACTTTCATCAAG CCCATAAAACTCGAGTTCGAGAAGGTTTACTATCCATATTTATTAATAAGTAAGAAGAGATATGCTGGCCTTTACTGGACAAACCCAAACAAGTTTGACAAAATGGATACGAAAG GGATTGAAACAGTTCGAAGGGATAATTGTCTGTTGGTAAAAAACCTTGTTAGCGAATGTCTTAACAAAATACTCATAGACCGAGATATTCCAGGCGCTGTTCAGTATGTCAAGAGCACAATCTCAGATCTTCTTATGAATCGTATGGATTTATCACTCTTAGTGATCACCAAG GGTCTTACAAAAACTGGAGATGACTATGAGGTTAAAGCGGCACATGTGGAGCTTGCTGAAAGGATGCGCAAG CGAGATGCGGCTACTGCGCCAAATGTTGGTGATCGGGTACCTTATGTCATTATCAAAGCTGCAAAAGGTGCCAAG GCATACGAAAGGTCAGAGGATCCCATCTATGTGTTAGACAATAATATTCCGATAGACCCTCATTACtaccttgaaaatcaaattaGCAAG CCACTGCTAAGGATCTTTGAGCCCATCCTGAAGAATGCTAGTAAAGAGCTACTTCAAGGAAGTCACACGAGGTCCATTTCCATTTCTACTCCTTCAAACAGTGGAATAATGAAATTTGCTAAAAAGCAACTAAGCTGCATTGGATGCAAGGCTTTAATAAG TAATTCCGAACATACTCTGTGCTCGCACTGCAAAGGAAGAGAAGCTGAACTTTATTGCAAGTCTGTGGCTAACG TTGCTGAACTGGAGCAGCTTTTTGGGAGGCTATGGACACAATGCCAGGAATGCCAAGGCTCCCTTCACCAGGATGTGCTGTGCACTAG TCGAGACTGTCCAATATTTTACCGGAGAAAGAAAGCACAGAAAGACATGGCTGAAGCCAAGCTACAGTTGGATCGATGGAGCTTCTGA
- the LOC140886714 gene encoding DNA polymerase delta catalytic subunit isoform X2, with product MSARNYVCILDRGIQIDGLGMKSFMTYESNVLFALRFMIDRNIVGGNWIEISAGKYKKTARSLSYCQLEFDCLFSDLISHVPEGEFSKMAPFRILSFDIECAGRKGLFPEPTHDPVIQVANLVTLQGEDQPLVRNVMTLKSCAPIVGVDVMSFDTEKEVLLAWRDLVREVDPDIIIGYNICKFDLPYLIQRAEVLGIAEFPIIGRIRNSRVRVKDTTFSSRQYGTRESKEVSIEGRVQFDLLQVMQRDYKLSSYSLNSVSAHFLNEQKEDVHHSIISDLQNGNSETRRRLAVYCLKDAYLPQRLLDKLMFIYNYVEMARVTGVPISFLLSRGQSIKVLSQLLRKAKQKNLLIPNVKQAGSEQGTFEGATVLEARAGFYEKPIATLDFASLYPSIMMAYNLCYCTLVTPEDIRKLNLPPECVNKTPSGETFVKPNLQKGILPEILEELLAARKRAKADLKEAKDPLEKAVLDGRQLALKISANSVYGFTGATVGQLPCLEISSSVTSYGRQMIEHTKKLVEDKFIIAAGYEHNAEVIYGDTDSIMVQFGVSSVDEAMNLGREAADYISGTFIKPIKLEFEKVYYPYLLISKKRYAGLYWTNPNKFDKMDTKGIETVRRDNCLLVKNLVSECLNKILIDRDIPGAVQYVKSTISDLLMNRMDLSLLVITKGLTKTGDDYEVKAAHVELAERMRKRDAATAPNVGDRVPYVIIKAAKGAKAYERSEDPIYVLDNNIPIDPHYYLENQISKPLLRIFEPILKNASKELLQGSHTRSISISTPSNSGIMKFAKKQLSCIGCKALISNSEHTLCSHCKGREAELYCKSVANVAELEQLFGRLWTQCQECQGSLHQDVLCTSRDCPIFYRRKKAQKDMAEAKLQLDRWSF from the exons ATGAGTGCTCGTAATTATGTAT GTATCCTTGATCGGGGCATACAAATTGATGGACTTGGGATGAAGAGTTTTATGACATACGAGAGCAATGTTCTTTTTGCTCTCCGGTTCATGATTGATCGTAACATTGTTGGGGGTAACTGGATCGAAATTTCAGCTGGAAAATATAAGAAGACAGCAAGAAGTCTCTCCTATTGCCAATTAGAATTCGATTGCCT TTTTTCAGACTTGATCTCGCATGTTCCTGAAGGAGAATTCTCAAAGATGGCTCCATTTCGCATACTAAGTTTTGACATCGAGTGTGCTGGTCGTAAAGGTCTCTTTCCCGAGCCAACTCACGATCCTGTCATCCAG GTAGCGAATCTAGTGACCTTGCAGGGTGAGGATCAGCCATTGGTTCGTAATGTGATGACCCTGAAGTCATGCGCACCTATTGTTGGTGTTGATGTTATGTCATTTGACACGGAAAAGGAGGTTCTATTAGCTTGGAGG GACCTTGTTCGGGAAGTGGACCCAGATATTATAATTGGTTACAATATATGCAAATTTGATTTACCTTACCTCATTCAG AGAGCTGAGGTTTTGGGAATAGCTGAATTCCCAATAATTGGACGCATCCGAAACAGCAGAGTCCGTGTCAAAGATACTACTTTTTCATCCAG ACAATATGGGACACGTGAAAGCAAAGAAGTGTCAATTGAAGGAAGAGTTCAATTTGATCTGCTTCAG GTAATGCAAAGGGATTACAAGTTAAGCTCTTATTCACTGAATTCTGTGTCAGCTCACTTTCTTAATGAGCAG AAAGAGGATGTTCATCATTCAATCATATCCGACCTTCAGAACGGAAACTCAGAAACCAGGAGGCGTCTTGCTGTCTATTGTTTGAAG GATGCTTACCTTCCACAACGGCTTCTGGACAAGTTGATGTTTATTTACAACTATGTGGAGATGGCTCGAGTAACAGGTGTTCCCATCTCATTTCTACTCTCCAGAGGGCAGAGCATTAAG GTCCTTTCTCAGCTTCTAAGGAAAGCAAAGCAAAAGAATCTTCTCATTCCGAATGTGAAACAGGCTGGATCAGAACAGGGAACATTTGAGGGTGCAACC gttCTGGAGGCTAGAGCAGGATTCTATGAGAAGCCCATTGCTACACTTGATTTTGCATCTTTATATCCATCAATTATGATGGCATATAACTTGTGTTATTGCACCCTG GTAACTCCTGAAGATATTCGAAAGCTTAATCTGCCTCCAGAATGCGTCAACAAAACCCCATCTGGTGAGACGTTTGTGAAACCAAATTTACAGAAG GGAATACTTCCAGAAATTCTTGAAGAACTTTTGGCTGCTCGTAAAAGGGCTAAAGCAGATTTAAAG GAAGCAAAGGATCCTCTTGAGAAAGCTGTCCTAGATGGTCGTCAATTGGCTTTAAAG ATAAGTGCAAATTCTGTATATGGGTTTACAGGAGCTACAGTTGGTCAATTACCTTGTTTAGAGATATCTTCAAGTGTCACCAGCTATG GTCGTCAGATGATTGAACATACAAAGAAACTCGTGGAAGATAAATTCATTATTGCTGCGGGCTATGAGCACAATGCAGAG GTCATATATGGAGATACCGATTCAATTATGGTGCAGTTTGGTGTGTCCTCAGTGGATGAAGCCATGAATTTGGGCAGAGAAGCCGCTGACTACATCAGCGGTACTTTCATCAAG CCCATAAAACTCGAGTTCGAGAAGGTTTACTATCCATATTTATTAATAAGTAAGAAGAGATATGCTGGCCTTTACTGGACAAACCCAAACAAGTTTGACAAAATGGATACGAAAG GGATTGAAACAGTTCGAAGGGATAATTGTCTGTTGGTAAAAAACCTTGTTAGCGAATGTCTTAACAAAATACTCATAGACCGAGATATTCCAGGCGCTGTTCAGTATGTCAAGAGCACAATCTCAGATCTTCTTATGAATCGTATGGATTTATCACTCTTAGTGATCACCAAG GGTCTTACAAAAACTGGAGATGACTATGAGGTTAAAGCGGCACATGTGGAGCTTGCTGAAAGGATGCGCAAG CGAGATGCGGCTACTGCGCCAAATGTTGGTGATCGGGTACCTTATGTCATTATCAAAGCTGCAAAAGGTGCCAAG GCATACGAAAGGTCAGAGGATCCCATCTATGTGTTAGACAATAATATTCCGATAGACCCTCATTACtaccttgaaaatcaaattaGCAAG CCACTGCTAAGGATCTTTGAGCCCATCCTGAAGAATGCTAGTAAAGAGCTACTTCAAGGAAGTCACACGAGGTCCATTTCCATTTCTACTCCTTCAAACAGTGGAATAATGAAATTTGCTAAAAAGCAACTAAGCTGCATTGGATGCAAGGCTTTAATAAG TAATTCCGAACATACTCTGTGCTCGCACTGCAAAGGAAGAGAAGCTGAACTTTATTGCAAGTCTGTGGCTAACG TTGCTGAACTGGAGCAGCTTTTTGGGAGGCTATGGACACAATGCCAGGAATGCCAAGGCTCCCTTCACCAGGATGTGCTGTGCACTAG TCGAGACTGTCCAATATTTTACCGGAGAAAGAAAGCACAGAAAGACATGGCTGAAGCCAAGCTACAGTTGGATCGATGGAGCTTCTGA